In the Doryrhamphus excisus isolate RoL2022-K1 chromosome 2, RoL_Dexc_1.0, whole genome shotgun sequence genome, GACGTGTGCTTGCCGGGAGGTAAAGCGCTCACCTGTTCTAACATGTTGCACATTCCAGCTGCGTGTCAGCATAGCAGCATCGAGCACACAGAGTGCAGACAAACGCATGCACGCCTTCACAAACAGCTTTCTATTAATCTCAATCATTTAAATAGACACTTGAGCATGGGAAGAGCCTACTGAATTAAAGCATCCTTCTGGCATGTGTCGCTGCTAAACATCATGCCCCTGGGACTTGAGGAATGCAAACATTCCACagaaagacatgaaataaggGAAGACGCGAGGGGGCGTCGGCGTGCATGGAAGGAGACGGAAAGTGGAAAGATGAGAGGAAAGAAGCATGAGGAGCAGAAACACGAGGAATGTGTTTTCCATCAGGTCCATCTGGTGCGGCATTCCACGGGAGATTCACCCCTAGGGAGACCCGCGCCACGCTGTGGCGCTGTGCCTCGGACGCTGCCGGGTCAACGCGGGTCAACCAGTCCTCGCAAAACCCGGCAACAAAGGAGGGAATGTGGCCTTCGCTCGCAAATAGCTCTGGTGCCACTGCGAGGCAGAAACAATGATGGAGGAATGCTTCAACGCAACACATGGCATCACAATAACCACAATAAAGCACAACAAAACCAgtcatgaaataaaacaaaggaAAACTTATGAGGGAGGCCTCAAAAGATCAACCAGCAGAGCTGTGTCAcaccaccccggactggtccaGGACCACCACACAACACCGCAAAGCGAGCATGGGAGGGGgcgtgagggtggggggggactCACCGTGGGCGTGGTCAAGGCAGCTTGGCCAATCAGGTAGGAATTAGAGGCGGACATGCTGAGGCCCAGCCCAGAGCCCGCCTCCTCCATGGCCGCCACAGACGGCTGGAGGTGGcaggagagagaggaagaggaggaagaagagggggaggaggagtggGAGGCCTGAGAGGGAGaaaaggagaaagaaagaggtgcagaaaaGAAAGGAGTTGCGAgttaaaaagaagaaagaggTGGTTAAACGAGTAAAGCAGACGTGAATTAGAGTTAGGGTTTAAGCTTAGTAGCGGCGTGGTCAGGAAAAACCCTGGCTATCCAAGTGTCATATGATCCTAGAAAGCGCTAATTACTGGCAGTCATGTGACTTATGCAGGTCATTTTCACATCTATCGTGACTCTCCCTCCGATAAAGCTTCCTTTAATGCTGCAGGCTTTAAGAGCTTTACGGAATCGAGGCCAACTAAAGCACTTTCCAAACAGGGCCAATATGATCGGATCTATGTtcttttccacacacacacacgggacatAGGAAAATTACTTTCCCCTTTTTTTGGCAAAGCCGCGTAAAGTCGCTAAAGCATGTAAGTTTGGAGCACAGGCTTACGGCGGAGGCAAACGGGATTATTCCAATGGGCCGCATCGCACCTCACATCCAGTCCAAAACACAAGGCCAGATTAGGCTTTGTGGCAGCACAACACAGATAGACTGCACACTATGCAAGGACAAAAATAACTCAAGCTCTGAAAATAGCAATAAGGTATTTCCTCAAGTGCAGCGAGGACCAGGCATGTATGCCAGCGCCATGAGGTGCATGctaaacacattttacagaaGCTGCTTGGTATTCGTGGCTTGAATGACACTGCTAAGACAGCTTTAACTACAACCTCGCCAATGCAGTGTTGATTTTGGTTGCGCACCAAAACACTGGTCTATACTGGCACCGCTGCCGATATCAGCGGTATTAACCAGACCCAAAAACTAAGTGGTGTATGCAGACTCAGCTGCAACGAGTTCTTCAAGGTAATATGCCCTAAGGTCAGAGGAACACAATCTGACACTctttaaaaaactttatttctACCTTAATACTAGAGGTGATGGCGTCGCCATGCAGAAAAAAGGGCTTCTTTTTACTCTTTAATTGCAATAGGGTCTTAACACGGAGTGAGATGAATAGGAAGTGGGTGATAACATCTTGCCTTAACTCCCAATGACAAGCAGACATGGACTAAACACAGATGTCTGCTTGGCTTGGAGGAATGACGATGGCGTGATAAGGAAGCCAACAGGTGATGACAAGATAGGGGCGGGCTCCACAGGGCATTTCCACAGAAACTGTAAAAGTACACACACCCATCCCAGTCCGCCCTCCAGACATGGGTCACGTCAACAAGCTTACTGGGTCGTGGCAAGAAAACCTTCAAACTGATGTAACAACATCAAATTTCTTACCAGTTGTCGTTGTTTCGGGGGCAGTGCTGGGGGCTGCAGGGGTTCGTGGACCGAGTCGGTACTGCTGAAGGAGTCGTTGAAGCCATAGACCTCTTGGAAGCGCTTGTTGCGCTGCTCGTAGATGCTCTCACTCTGTGGCATCTGGTAGAAGACAGACGGCTGCGGCTCCGAGTAGTCTTCCACAAACTGCATGTACTGCAGGACTGGACGGGAGAGACGGTGGCGTCAGCGGCCATTGGGACATGGAGACACTGTGCTCACAACATAAGCTTAAACCTATCACACATGGACAGTTCATGGATCAGTTTTAGAGCAACTCTACCAATGGAAAGATGACTGTGATCCATACAATGAGAAGTATGCATGGAATGACATAATGGCAtatcaggaagtgatgtcgaaGGCGTGTCAGGAAATGACCAAACCTTGCCCTGCGTGCCCCAGGAGCGGGAGCCATTGTAGCACATCCTGGtattctcttcctcctcctatTCACTGAGGAATATTTCCTTGACATGAGCTACGCCTCAGTGAAgccagtcaccccccccccttcccccaaaTCACGCTCTCCCCTCCTGTCTCGCTCCCTTCACTGCTCTCTTTGTCCCTTCCCTCGCTTCTGTGCCCTCTATTCACTCAATTCATTTCAACATCTTGCAACTTCCTTGCCTCCGTCGCtcactcacccccccccacacacacactctgaggCCCCCCCACTCACTGtgtctgcttttcttttctggCAGCGGTGGCGGGTTGGCGGGGACATCCGCGTTCTCGCTGACCAAGTACTGTGCGACAAACACACCCCCGTTTGTCTGGGGCATGGGCGAGATGGGCGTGTAAAGCGGGAACGGCGGCGTGGGGTGCAGCTCCTCCTCTGACAGGTTGTCGTATTGGGAGGGGTAGCGCTCGTAGAACATCTTCGAGCCGACGTCGGGGAAAGGCGACGGCTGGGTGCTGCGTCGCTTCTTCTGGGGCAGCGCCGGGGGGGCACTGATGCGTGCCAGGGGATTGGTCTGACTGGGCTGCGGCGTCCAGTACTCGGGCGGCTGCTGGGGGGGAGGCGCGCTGAAGCGGGGGTGTGACGGATGCTGTCCGGGGACGGGTGAGGACGACTCGCTTTGAGACTCGGGCAGGGGGCTGAGGCAGCCTCCCACTGGTATCGGAGGCAGGCTATCCCCAACTGACAAGTCCTGGTGGAGGAAGTCGTAATCGGGGTCGTAGTTTTCCGTGTTGTctgaaaagtcaaataaaagacGGAATATGAACTATTACAAAAGCAAACAAGTAACGTTAACTGCATGCTGTGACTTTCAAATCTTGTCGTTCCGCTGTACTCCAATGTGTATTGTCCGCTTACCGAGTGTCTCACAACTGGTGTTTCGAGAACACTGTCCACTGTCTTGCTCCATGGAGGAAAGCTGCTCGTCTGACTTGCTGAGTTTCCCCATGCTACTGCAGGGTGACAGGCGTGGAGAGTCGCCCCCGTATGACTGGCTGCCCCCTGAGAAACGCCTCTGCAGGAACTCCTGCTCGTAGTCATGCtgctgtaaacaaacaaagatCATTTGCACGCCGGCCTTCATGATTTGTCCTTCAAGAGGCGGTCCAAAGTCACCTGTCTGTGGACGCTGCAGGGCAAACTGGAGCCACGGCTCATGGGGGCGACCACCGCCACCCGCGTTGGTGAAGGAGCAGACTGGCGCTTCTTTGGAGGGAGGGCTGGTGGAGGACTGTTACCGATGAAGAGACACGGCAGGAGAGAATAAGAACAATGCTTTTGTCGCCGTTGGTGTGAATGACACAGAACATCTTCAAACATATGCACACGCAAACCCATGAAGGCAAGACATCCCCCACATGAGAGAATGTTCCATGCTAGCAACTCTTGGCTATGATGTGAGGGGGTTCTGTTGTTCACGCCGTCATTAGTTCATTTCATGGGCAAAATGGGGCAAAGAGCAGAGCACGACATGATGTGGAGGCCAGTGGGAGGACACTCATTGGTGAGTCTCACACACTCAtgcattagaccaggggtgtccaaattgcggcCTGGGAGCCATTTCTGGCCCGTGgcacattataaaaatagaatttaaccaaaaaaaaaaatggaatagtAAGCAGTAATTAaggataatgtcaaaatattaacagaaaaacacaaaaagttatgattttatgagaatgtcataatataaggaaaaataatgttatattgaagaatgaagctgaaatattaacgAAATATTACCTTTtctaagtcataatattttgagaaacaaagaaaactaatgaagttgtatttttttgacaaaattctgttgtggaaaaatatgtgtctaaaattacaagaagaacgtttacaaaaacaaaaaaacaagagcaCATAAAAACAGATGaggaaaacaaggaaaaaagaaaacaaacaaaaaacaacaaaaatcagtagtaattttacaaaaataaagagactaggaaagaaacaaaaccaaataattttttaattagtttGGCAGAAAAGTTGactaattattatttgaaaataagttagaaatattttgtttcttaaaataaagaaaacagcaaaaattagcCAAAAAAGAGCAATACAGAAGTGCATAATAATAACGGCTTTTCATCGATATCATCATCTGAACGATATCAAGTTCagatggagaattttttttaaatacagtatataacctCTGATCAGCATCCTTTCATCTTTCACCGTGTGGCTCCGGCTGgataaagtttggacacccctgcgttAGACGGTTTTCTGGTTGGACCCAAAACAAACTTTGGAAGAATGAAACCATGCAGGTCCACCCAATCCAGAAGCTTTACAAAAaagaggggagggggaggggtaTGTTACAATGAACACGTAAAGCTGGGGCGCTAACATACTTCTCCTTGGGAGAGGGTTTCCTTTGGCCAGCGTCAGAACTCAACTGTGCTCTGTAGCCAGAAGCCAAAGGCAGTCAAAGGATGAGACAGcacaaagaggaaaaataaaaaaaacaaagtgagtGATAACTCAAAGTCACCGGAATAAAATGTTCAGTAAAAATGCTCTAAATCTAAACCCCTCCTGATACTCTCAAATCCTCTGCTGATTGatgagaaacgcttccagaaagTGAAACAGTTGACTTCTGTTTTCCAAATGATATGTTTGAGGTCACACGGTGAGTATGAAACACACCTGAGCTCTGCCATCTTGGCTTCAGGAAGGGGAGGTTTTGGGGGTGCCGTCTCCTCATCGGGTACTTCCGGGGGAGCCTCGGCAGGAGCTGCCGTCGGGGCCGTCTTCAAGACCTCCGACTCCCGCTCAACGGAGGGCATCTCAGAAGGCACACTGCTACAAACCAAgaccttattattatttacaatccccccccccaaagactAATTTCATACCTCTCTGTTGTGGTGACAGGTGGCGCCGGCTTGCTCGGGCTGGTGGGCGAGGGCTGCTCTTGCTTTTCGATGGTCAGCTTTACCAGCTCCTGGTCACAAAACATCACTACGTTGTCATCCGCCATTCCAGACCCGTCAGCCAACGTCTTACCTTCACGCCATCAAGAACCGCTTTGATGACGTTGGTGACCGACGTCACGTTTTCCTTGTCCTCCAAGTCGATGCCGTCCAGCATCACCTGGTCGGCCCAGCGGATGAGGTTGGCCAAACTCTGGTACACGCGATTATGGCAGGAAGACAACGCTGAACTGTTGAAAGAGAACATGATTGGACGAACAAAGGACACAGATTGGAGGGTGCGATTTATGTAGAAGAGAATACAGTCGTctcttgtttatcacggttaatcggGTCCAGAGCGTGGCCTTGATGAGCAGAAATAGAATATATTAGTAGTTcaagtatagaaaacctgtttccgagcttagaaataacatttttaatattattagagccctccagacatgaaataacatccctatagtcacgtttacatttgtattactgaAATTAGGAGCTATAGTCAGAGAAAGTAAGAAATATTAGACATCAGTAAGATAACAGACTCACACCTTAAGACAGCGTACTTCTTGCGTTGACTATTTTCTCACCAGTATTATAATGGTGGCTTTAAATGGTTTTACACTGGTAAGTCATTTAAGACGGAAGTAAAACTCCAGCTCATGTGCGTCACATGAATGTGTTCCATCCTTAAGGGACCTTAAGTGAGGTTCAGGCcaagaataaatacaatttgcttaaatatgcatgttttagaACAGTAACAAccgtaatagtaataataggccatatgcAACCACAAAATatcaatcatttatttatttattttgaagtctGCAATAGCGTGAGGGCGTGGTGTTGGAACCTCGATGTAGTAAGGGACATGTATGTCGTTTAAGGCGACATCGATCACATGCAGTCTGTTTACCGCATGAAGGGGTTATTTGTCCAGGGATGCAGCCTGTCTAGGAGCTTGTCATGGGCGTGCTGACAGGAGAAACACACTGGGATGTCAGcagttgtttgttcttttttaatgACTGATGCGTTCAGGAGCAACAATGAGGTGTGGCAAGGGCCTGTAGCGACACGCTGCAGCTGCTTCACATCACTGGAACACAACTGAGCGTCATGACGGGTGTGAAAAGACAGTGGGATAAGACGGGAGGTTGGAGGGTTTTGACCTGGAAAAGACTGCCTGTGCAATAAGAGCAGGCAAAGGGAGGGTAGTGCTACCTATGCTAATATTGTTGGCCCAAAAATATCCTGTTTGCGCTCAAGCAGCGTCTGTGACGTTACTGGCCCCGGGCAGTGATGCACAGCTCGCTGTTTGCAGAGTGACCTCATCACCATcaggggttcgattccacaaacacattttcGGGGAGGGTTGCTCCATGATGCTGTGTCAACAATCCATCACTGGCTTTTAAAGATAAAAATCAGTCGTCTACTCATCATCTGCACTGAGGTATGAAAAAGGGCACACAGATGAAGAAGCAGTCCCAGCATGCCCTGACAGACCAAAGTAAATGAAGGCAACAGTTCAATATATTTGGAAAGATGTAAGACAGAACCCTGACCATGTTTAAAGCTTGGaactaaatgctaaataaaCAGATTGTGGTTATCTTCAAGAGCGGGAAGTGATGATACTGGTGCTAGTCCTAACGTGTCACGCATTCTTCCTATGCTTCCTGTTACGGGTGAGAAATGGAGCAGATGATGGCATCTTTGAGCCAACAAACATGGaggagtgtattgtaatggccCAAGGCCACAGACTCACCTGTGCTGTATCCGGGCCTCCACCTGAACCATAGGCAGGATTGCTTCCAGCACCTTGCTGGCCGAGCCGGGCAGCATCTCCAGCACCTTTTTCTCCACCACCATCTTGTCCACGATGGTCTTGAAGTAGCGAAGGGCACTGACCACCTCCTTCTCCTGTTCCTCCAGTCGACTCACCTTCTAGACAATGGGGGACACATACAAAAGCAAGTCTGAGAGCTGGTCAACACTTTATGCCAGTGGGTCTCAACTGGGTTGGCTGCGCGacccaccatcatcatcatcatcatcatcaacccTCAATGAAAGAGTTGACCCAAATTGCGGAAATTTTACTCAAATTGCTCAAACATCTTTTTACGACACAATGTAATCTACAGCTGTGATTATACTGTCTCTTTGTTTATAATGCACCCTTcaccagcagatatctgcagctgtgtgtcggatGGAAGGTCTCCACTCCACTCAACATGTGTCCACTCCTGCTGAATCTTGTTaagtagaaatattttgaaaatggcaaaaaagatCCAAGTTCATACTAATGATTTGagttaatgagttttttttttcttgaaatatacatgACTTCTTATCATaagctttacaaaatatcaacatggcCCTTGCAACCTTTCATTTTTTAGTTTCTGCTGGAAAATGTATGTATAACTCAAGCGCATAAAGTGCATACCTGAGAGCCTGAATAGACTACATGAACATGACAAGTCAAGCAAGCATGTTACCGGTAACtggtaagcaagttcaccaagctcccaatCTCAATCTCTGACAATAAGctgcaggaccagccaaactatgaaaaagtaTGACTTATCGTATGTAAAATATGGTATACATAATTTACACTGTCATAATGGCCTTTTTGGCTACCCGgcagccaagtggttagcgagcaagcctcacagctaggagttcaattccaccctcggccatctctgtgtggagtttgtatgttctccccatgcatgtgtgggttttctccgggtactccggtttccttccacattccaaaaacatgctaggttaattggccactccaaattgtccataggtatgaatgggagtgggataggctccagcacaacacgcaacccttgtgaggataagcggtagaaaatgtattaatgaatgaataatggcctTCTTTAGCTGAAGTTTTGACAGTACAAAAAGAGGAATAAACCCATAATACCAAAAGGCTCAAAAGTGAGCAGAGAAGTCCATTTTAGGAAACAAAGCACTTCTCATTCATCTCTCTAGACACCTGTGATGAGGGAGCTGTGGGAACCAGcagtcacacacatgcacacaatggAATATACACCACAAATGACAGGAAAACAATTGAGACATAAACACGCAAACAAACAAGCAGGTGGAGTTTCCCCACGCTACACAGATGTAAAGCCGGGACATGTTAGCGCGCTTACTTTATTGGCAGGTTTTTCAGTGCTCTTTGCTGCTGGCTCGGGCTGCAGTTGCTTGCCTTTCTTGGATGGGGTTCTCTTGATCTTGGGAGAGTGGAACTTGTCCATCAGCTTCATGGTGAATGAGGACAGATGGGACCGCTGTGAGTCTACGGATGGAGGGGAAAAAGCTGTGGTCAGTCACACTGGAGAAACCGTTGGGGGTCTCGGGTAACTGAAGCAGAAACCAGATGGCTTCAGCTCAAAATCACGCCAAAGTGAAAAGGCCCACCACTAGCAGACACTCTTTTTTTAAGTCAAGAAAACTACCAGACGTGCAAACAGAAGGCTGATGATTAGGAAGGATTTCCTGTGCGTGTGGGAAGAAATGGGGAGTAGAAATGGGTAGTAGACAGGAGTTAGCAGCAGGGACAACATCCCAACGGCAGCTGCAGCCACCATGCCAGTACTCTTCCGCTCTCACCCCTGGCTGTCATCATGCCTCATGAAGTACAAAAAGTCAAGGACGGCTGTGTGACTCATTAAAACATGTTGATG is a window encoding:
- the rapgef1b gene encoding rap guanine nucleotide exchange factor 1b isoform X11 yields the protein MSGKIESKQDSQRSHLSSFTMKLMDKFHSPKIKRTPSKKGKQLQPEPAAKSTEKPANKKVSRLEEQEKEVVSALRYFKTIVDKMVVEKKVLEMLPGSASKVLEAILPMVQVEARIQHSSALSSCHNRVYQSLANLIRWADQVMLDGIDLEDKENVTSVTNVIKAVLDGVKELVKLTIEKQEQPSPTSPSKPAPPVTTTESSVPSEMPSVERESEVLKTAPTAAPAEAPPEVPDEETAPPKPPLPEAKMAELRAQLSSDAGQRKPSPKENPPPALPPKKRQSAPSPTRVAVVAPMSRGSSLPCSVHRQQHDYEQEFLQRRFSGGSQSYGGDSPRLSPCSSMGKLSKSDEQLSSMEQDSGQCSRNTSCETLDNTENYDPDYDFLHQDLSVGDSLPPIPVGGCLSPLPESQSESSSPVPGQHPSHPRFSAPPPQQPPEYWTPQPSQTNPLARISAPPALPQKKRRSTQPSPFPDVGSKMFYERYPSQYDNLSEEELHPTPPFPLYTPISPMPQTNGGVFVAQYLVSENADVPANPPPLPEKKSRHILQYMQFVEDYSEPQPSVFYQMPQSESIYEQRNKRFQEVYGFNDSFSSTDSVHEPLQPPALPPKQRQLETITADDVLQDPAPQVPSTNSKDAMEVERRQKSPESAEDGEESVDELSLIDHKEIMSRITLKQENDDGPDVRAGSGDILLVHATETDRKDLVLYCEAFLTTYRTFITPEDLIKKLHYRYTSFCHSPDTFKKRVSKNTFFVLVRVVDELCLVELTEDILKQLMDLVFTLVCNGELSLARVLRKNILDKVEQKKLLRYTNSLKPLAARGVSARPGTLHDFRSHEIADQLTLLDAELFYKIEIPEVLLWAKEQNEEKSPNLTQFTEHFNNMSYWVRSLIIQQEKAQDREKLLLKFIKIMKHLRKLNNFNSYLAILSALDSAPIRRLEWQKQTSEGLEEYCTLIDSSSSFRAYRAALAEVEPPCIPYLGLILQDLTFVHLGNPDLIEGKVNFSKRWQQFNILDSMRRFQQVHYELKRNEDIVSFFNDFSDHLAEEALWELSLKIKPRNIARRKTDREEKT
- the rapgef1b gene encoding rap guanine nucleotide exchange factor 1b isoform X9; its protein translation is MSGKIESKQDSQRSHLSSFTMKLMDKFHSPKIKRTPSKKGKQLQPEPAAKSTEKPANKKVSRLEEQEKEVVSALRYFKTIVDKMVVEKKVLEMLPGSASKVLEAILPMVQVEARIQHSSALSSCHNRVYQSLANLIRWADQVMLDGIDLEDKENVTSVTNVIKAVLDGVKELVKLTIEKQEQPSPTSPSKPAPPVTTTESSVPSEMPSVERESEVLKTAPTAAPAEAPPEVPDEETAPPKPPLPEAKMAELRAQLSSDAGQRKPSPKENPPPALPPKKRQSAPSPTRVAVVAPMSRGSSLPCSVHRQQHDYEQEFLQRRFSGGSQSYGGDSPRLSPCSSMGKLSKSDEQLSSMEQDSGQCSRNTSCETLDNTENYDPDYDFLHQDLSVGDSLPPIPVGGCLSPLPESQSESSSPVPGQHPSHPRFSAPPPQQPPEYWTPQPSQTNPLARISAPPALPQKKRRSTQPSPFPDVGSKMFYERYPSQYDNLSEEELHPTPPFPLYTPISPMPQTNGGVFVAQYLVSENADVPANPPPLPEKKSRHILQYMQFVEDYSEPQPSVFYQMPQSESIYEQRNKRFQEVYGFNDSFSSTDSVHEPLQPPALPPKQRQLSESANDEGGEGEYVNLYSSGQANGELPLSLRETITADDVLQDPAPQVPSTNSKDAMEVERRQKSPESAEDGEESVDELSLIDHKEIMSRITLKQENDDGPDVRAGSGDILLVHATETDRKDLVLYCEAFLTTYRTFITPEDLIKKLHYRYTSFCHSPDTFKKRVSKNTFFVLVRVVDELCLVELTEDILKQLMDLVFTLVCNGELSLARVLRKNILDKVEQKKLLRYTNSLKPLAARGVSARPGTLHDFRSHEIADQLTLLDAELFYKIEIPEVLLWAKEQNEEKSPNLTQFTEHFNNMSYWVRSLIIQQEKAQDREKLLLKFIKIMKHLRKLNNFNSYLAILSALDSAPIRRLEWQKQTSEGLEEYCTLIDSSSSFRAYRAALAEVEPPCIPYLGLILQDLTFVHLGNPDLIEGKVNFSKRWQQFNILDSMRRFQQVHYELKRNEDIVSFFNDFSDHLAEEALWELSLKIKPRNIARRKTDREEKT
- the rapgef1b gene encoding rap guanine nucleotide exchange factor 1b isoform X10, encoding MSGKIESKQDSQRSHLSSFTMKLMDKFHSPKIKRTPSKKGKQLQPEPAAKSTEKPANKKVSRLEEQEKEVVSALRYFKTIVDKMVVEKKVLEMLPGSASKVLEAILPMVQVEARIQHSSALSSCHNRVYQSLANLIRWADQVMLDGIDLEDKENVTSVTNVIKAVLDGVKELVKLTIEKQEQPSPTSPSKPAPPVTTTESSVPSEMPSVERESEVLKTAPTAAPAEAPPEVPDEETAPPKPPLPEAKMAELSPPPALPPKKRQSAPSPTRVAVVAPMSRGSSLPCSVHRQHDYEQEFLQRRFSGGSQSYGGDSPRLSPCSSMGKLSKSDEQLSSMEQDSGQCSRNTSCETLDNTENYDPDYDFLHQDLSVGDSLPPIPVGGCLSPLPESQSESSSPVPGQHPSHPRFSAPPPQQPPEYWTPQPSQTNPLARISAPPALPQKKRRSTQPSPFPDVGSKMFYERYPSQYDNLSEEELHPTPPFPLYTPISPMPQTNGGVFVAQYLVSENADVPANPPPLPEKKSRHILQYMQFVEDYSEPQPSVFYQMPQSESIYEQRNKRFQEVYGFNDSFSSTDSVHEPLQPPALPPKQRQLSESANDEGGEGEYVNLYSSGQANGELPLSLRETITADDVLQDPAPQVPSTNSKDAMEVERRQKSPESAEDGEESVDELSLIDHKEIMSRITLKQENDDGPDVRAGSGDILLVHATETDRKDLVLYCEAFLTTYRTFITPEDLIKKLHYRYTSFCHSPDTFKKRVSKNTFFVLVRVVDELCLVELTEDILKQLMDLVFTLVCNGELSLARVLRKNILDKVEQKKLLRYTNSLKPLAARGVSARPGTLHDFRSHEIADQLTLLDAELFYKIEIPEVLLWAKEQNEEKSPNLTQFTEHFNNMSYWVRSLIIQQEKAQDREKLLLKFIKIMKHLRKLNNFNSYLAILSALDSAPIRRLEWQKQTSEGLEEYCTLIDSSSSFRAYRAALAEVEPPCIPYLGLILQDLTFVHLGNPDLIEGKVNFSKRWQQFNILDSMRRFQQVHYELKRNEDIVSFFNDFSDHLAEEALWELSLKIKPRNIARRKTDREEKT